CTTAAGATGACGGAACAGCGATGTTTACCTTTGAAGCCGCCAAATATCCCACCGCCAGCGGTGTTTATCTGATGAAAGGCGAAGCGGGGACGGTCTTTTATGTCGGTAAGGCCAAGAACCTTCGCAGTCGTTTGCGCAGTTATTTTTCCGAACATGGGGACAATCGTCCGCAGATCCGTTTTTTGCTCAAACGGGTACATGACATCGAAACCATCGTGACGGATACGGAAAAAGAGGCACTGATCCTCGAAAATACTCTCATAAAAAAGTACCGGCCCCGCTATAACATCAACCTGCGGGACGATAAGACGTATCTCTCGCTGCGTCTCGACCCGCGGCAGGAATTTCCCATGTTGCAGCTGGTGCGGCGGGTGCGGCGCGACGGTGCTCTCTATTTCGGACCTTACGCGTCGTCGACGGCGGTGCGCGCCACATTGCAGGAGATTTATCGGATATTTCCGTTGCGCAGGCATCCCTGGGAATCCTGTCGCAGCCGCTCCCGTCCCTGTCTCTATTATCAGATCGGGCAGTGCAGCGCACCCTGCCACGGCAAGATCAGCGCGGAGGATTACCAGCGCCTGGTCGATGGCGCACTGGCTCTGTTGGCGGGGCGGGAATCGGAAGTGGTGGAGTCCCTTCAACATCAGATGGCCGCCGCGGCCGAGCGCATGGCGTTTGAGGAAGCGGCCCGGTTGCGCGACCAGTTGCGGGCGATCGAGCAGACGGTCGAGCGGCAGAAGGTGGTCGAAGCGGGCGGCGGGGACCAGGACGTTGTCGGTCTGCATCGCGAAGGGGGAGAGGTGGAGCTTGCCATCCTGTTCGTGCGCGAGGGCAAGGTGATCGATCGTCGCAGCTACAATCTCGAATGGCGTCTGGACGAGGAAGAATTGCTGTCGACGTTTCTGCAGCGATTTTACGGCCGCGATGTCTGCATCCCGGACCGGGTGTTGTTGCCTTTTCTGCCGGAAGGGAGCGAAGTGCTGGCCGAATGGCTGAGCGAGCAACGGGGTAAAAAAGTACAAGTGCTGGCGCCTTTGCGTGGCACCCGTCGCAAACTGGTGGCCCTGGCCGCGCGCAATGCCGAGGAAAGCTTCAGGGAAAGGGGCTCCAGGCGCGAGGCGCGTCAGGGTGTGCTGGAGGAAATTGCCAGGCGCCTGCATCTGACGCGGTTCCCCCATCGTATCGAATGCTTCGATATCTCCAACGTACAGGGGCGCTTCAGTGTCGGCAGTATGGCAGTGCTTAGCGATGGCGAGCCGGACAAAGGCGCTTATCGGCATTTTCGCATCCGCAGTGTCGAGGGCAGCGACGATTACGCATCTCTTTACGAAGTGTTGCGGCGTCGCCTGGAGCGCGGTCTGCGCGAAGAATCGTTGCCGGATTTCATTCTCATGGATGGCGGCAAGGGGCAGCTGAACATCGTTTGTACCGTGCTGGACGAGCTGAATCTTACCGGGCGCATCGATGTGGCAGGCATCGCCAAAAGCCGGGTGATGGCTAATGTGCGCGGCAAGGCGGTGGAGCGCAGCGAGGAGCGGTTCTTTTTGCCCGGTCGCAAAAATTCCGTTAATTTGCGTCAGGGCTCGCCGGCATTGTTCATGCTCGAACGTTTGCGTGATGAGGCCCACCGGTTTGCCATTACCCACCATCGCAAATTACGCCGTCGCAGCACCCTCGGCTCGGTGCTCGAGGAGATTCCGGGGGTCGGTGAAAAACGCAGGAAGGCATTGCTGAAGCATTTCGGCAGCCTTAAGGCCGTTCAAGCCGCCAGTCTCGATGAATTACGGGCCATGCCCGGCCTGCCGGCCGCTTTGGCGGAACGGATTCATGCGGCTTTTCAGGAGAGGAAAACCTCGTGATTGTCTCCGTCGAACTCGGTGCCCGGTTTTTACCCTGATCTTTTGGGGGCTCGACCGAAGCGGCGGGTCAGGTCGGCCAGGCGTTGCTGTAATTCCGAGGTGAGCGCCCCCGGCAGGTAACGCCAGCTCCAGTTGGCATCGGCGCGGCCGGGATAGTTCATGCGTGCCTCGCCCCCCAGGGACAGCACATCCTGCAACGGACAGATGGCAAGCTGCGCAACGCTGGCCCAGGCCAGGTGGATCAGATCCCATGGCATGTCGGTAATGGGGTGGCCGAGATAGGCGGCGGTTTCGTTACGGATCTCCGTGTTTGCCGTCTGCCACCAGCCGAGGCTGGTATCGTTGTCGTGGGTGCCGGTATAGATCACGCAATGCTTCGGCAGGTTGTGGGGCAGGTACGGGTTGTCGGGGCCGGAGTCGAAGGCGAACTGCAGAATTTTCATGCCGGGCAGGTCGAGTCGGTCGCGCAGATGTTCGACTTCGGGGGTGATGACGCCCAGATCCTCGGCTACCAGAGGCAGGTGGGGATGGCTGTGACGCAGCGCGCTGAAAAGGGCCTCGCCGGGAGTCTCCCACCATTGCCCGTTGACGGCGGTTTTGTCGCCGGCCGGGATGGCCCAGCAGGAGACAAAGCCGCGGAAATGATCGATGCGAAGCAGATCGCACTGTTGCAAGTTCCAGTTCAGACGGCTCTGCCACCAGGTGAAATCATCGTTCTGATGGGTCTCCCAGCGATACAGGGGGTTGCCCCAGCGTTGGCCGGTGGCGCTGAAATAGTCGGGCGGTACCCCGGCAATCACCGTCGGCTGCAACTGGGCATCAAGATGAAAAAGCCCGGGGTGGGCCCAGACGTCGGCGGAATCGAGGGCTACAAAAATTGGCAGATCGCCCAGGATCCGCACGCCGCGCCGGTTGGCATAGTTACGTAGGGCCAGCCACTGCTCGAAAAACACGAACTGTTCGTAGCGGTGGACATGCAGGGCATCGGCCAGTTCCTGCCGGACCTGCTGCAGCGCATCCGGCTGCCTCGAACGCAAGGGAGGCGGCCATTGTTGCCATGGCATGTCATTGAATTTGCTGCGCAAGGCGCAAAACAGGACAAAATCTTCCAGCCATGCCGCCTGCACACGGCAAAAATCATCAAAGTCGGTTTTGCGCCGTTCCGTCGCCCCTTCGCGAAAACGTTTGGCGCCTTTGTGCAGCAATCGCTTTTTAAAGGGAGCGACGAAGCCAAAATGCACCGTTCCCTCATCCAGACCGACGCCCGTCAGATCTTCGGGCTCGAGATCTCCTTCCTCGATCAGCCGTTCCAGAGATATAAGCAGGGGATTGCCGGCAAAAGCCGACAAGGCACTGTAGGGCGAATGCCCGTAGCCGGCCGGCCCTAAAGGTAGAATCTGCCAGATGTTTTGTCCTGCACCGGCAAGAAAGTCGACGAATCGCCAGGCCTCGTTGCCCAGATCGCCGATACCGTGAGGTCCCGGAAGGGATGTGGGATGCAGCAGGATACCGCTGGCGCGTTGTTTGAAGGTCATGGTCGGTCCGTCAGTCCAGGGTTGTTTTTTCCGCTGCGATCAGAGACTGGCGTGCGGCTACCAGACGTCGGTAATAATCGGCGGCCTTCTGGTGTTTGCCTGATGTCAGCGCCTTGTGCAGGTCCCCTTCCAGTTCCGCCACTTCCAGACGTTTATAATAGTCAAGGGTTTCGATCAGGTGAGCGACAACGATGCGTGCGGTAAGCAGGGGATGATTGTTGGTCACATTGGCTGCCGGGTACATGGTGCCGTGCTCCAGTTCAACCTCCAGTCCGGTGCGAAAGTCCTCCAGGGGAATCGTCATGCCTGCGGTATCGGTGTTGGCCAGAATCATGCCGGCTTCGTCTTCCGTTACGACCGGCTTGTCCAGCTGCGTCCAGTCCCTGATATCCAGCGCTTTGCAGACTTTTCGTACTTCTTCTTCGGTGATATAGACAGGTAGTTCCATGGTGTTATCCTTTGGTGTGAGAAGGGCTGGCGGCGACAACGGCAACACGACACCATTATAACCCATAGATCGAGGTTTCCCACCTCCCCGGGGACACGTGCCCCTTCAATATATCGGATACAACACAAATGCACCGGGGAGAGAGTGTGAAACTCATTTTCAGGAGGCTGAAGATGACTCAGCAGCGTGTGATGGAAGATGTCGGCATGTCCAATCTGCAATTTCCCATCAGGGTATTGTCCGGGCGGGATCTCCAGGGACAGGCGACCGTGGCCCATATAACCGTCAATGCCCGGATCGTCCAGGCCTTCGAGGCGCGCTGGATCGATCGGTTCATTCAGGTTCTGCACCGGCACCAGGGGGTCGTCGGTGCCGGCGCCCTGCAGGACCAGGCCCTTGACTATCTGCATGAACTCGATGCCCGCTCGGTATGTGTGGCGTATGACTTTCCTTACTTTATCGAAAAAACGACTCCCGTTTCGCAGGAGAAGTGCCTAGTGCGCTACCGTTGTGCTTATGAACTGCGGGTGCATGCTCTGAGTCGCGAACCGACGGTTATTTTTCGCATCGAAGTGCCGGTTGTCACCACCTACCCCGGATCGAGCAGGGAAAAGCCCGGTGGGCTGTTCGGGCAGCTCAGTCGCATCAGTCTGGAAGTTATGGCACGGCGGGACATCTATCCCGAGGATCTCGTGGAGATGGTCGATCGCCACGGGCTGGCACCTTTGTATTCCTACCTGACCGAAGACGATCAGCAGCATATCATCGAGCGCATTCATGCCGAGGATAGAAACAGTGTGGTGGTGGTCGATGCCATCAAACAGGAACTGGCGCGCCGCCGGGATATCGAATGGTATGCCGTCAGGTCGGCTAATTACGGCATGCTGCACTCCTACTCGACCATGGTCGGCTTGGAAAAAAGTCCCTGGATTCCTTTCAGCGGCTATGAATCGGGGGATATCTGATGGCTCTGTCGTGTTGCTACCCAAGGTGAAGGCTGCGAGCTTGTTGATCAACGCGGCTTGTAGTCGGGGTGGGCGAAAGAGTAGGCAAAGTCCATGTGGTCGGCATAGCTTCCGTCTAGAATGGCGGCGACATCTTCGATGAACACCAATTCTTCATTGGTGGGAATGACAAACACCTTGATCGGGGAGTCCGGACTGGAAATGGCCGCTTCCAGGCCGCTTGCCAGATCGCGGTTGCGTTGCTTGTCGAAATGGATGCCCAGGTGCTCAAGGTGCTGCAGGGCCATTTGCCGGATGAGCCACGAATGCTCACCGACCCCGGCGGTAAAGACGATGGCATCCAGCGGACCGACCGCTGCCAGGTAGGCCCCAATGTATTTCCGCAGCCGATAACATTCGATTTCCAGGCTCAGTTGGCAGCGTTCATCGCCGGATTCTGCTGCCTGGATAATATCGCGCCGGTCGGTATAGCGGCCTGTGATGCCAAGTACGCCGCTTTTTTTGTTGAGAAGCCTGTCCATCTCATCCGGCGAAAGATCTGCCATTTTCATCATGAAGTGCGGGATGGCCGGATCGATGTCGCCGCAGCGCGTGCCCATCACGGCGCCTTCCAGCGGCGTAAGGCCCATGCTGGTATCGATGGAAATACCGTTGCGGATGGCGCAGTGGGAGACGCCGTTGCCGATATGCATGGTGATCAGGTTGCAGTCGCGGGCATGTTTGCCGAGCAGGGCCGCGGCCCGCTTCGACACATAGAGGTGGGAGGTGCCGTGAAATCCGTAACGGCGCACCCCGTACTGTTCGTACCATGCGTACGGCAGGGCATAGATATAAGCGTGCCTGGGCATGGTCTGGTGGAAAGCCGTATCGAAAATGGCGATGTTGACTACCTGGGGCAAAATGTTCTGCACCGCCTCGATGCCGGCAATGTTCGGTGGGTTATGCAGGGGCGCCAGGTGCTGCACCGAGCGAATCGCCGCCAGGACTTCCTCGTCGATACGTACCGAACGGGTGAACTTTTCTCCCCCGTGCACCACGCGGTGGCCGACGGCCGAAATGGCATCGATGTTGTCCAGAACCGCGCTGGGGGCTTCGGTCAGGGTTCGGATGATGAGTTGGATGGCGGTGGTGTGGTCGGGACAATCTTTTTCCAGACGATAATCTTCCCGTCCGGGTACACTCTGGGTGATGAACGATTCGCCGATCATGACCCTCTCGACCACCCCTTTGGCGAGGGTCTGTTTGCCAGCCCAGTCGAAAAGATTGTATTTGACCGACGAACTGCCGCAGTTCAGTGCCAGAATCAACATGGTGTCACCCCGCTGTTTTGCACGTGTCATTAAATGATTAGCAACAATTCGGAGAAATGCAATGGTAGGCGCTTGTCGGCAACGATCGGTTTGATGCGAAAACATGGTGACGCGCTATACTTCGCTGTATCGGACGGCCTTATTTGCGAAAAAGAATACCGGGAGGACAACATGCGGAAAAAACTTGGCTTGACGGTGATGGCATGCCTGGCGGCAGGTTTGATGGTGGCGGGCGGTTGCGACCGCGAAAAACCGCAGGAAACGAACGCCCCTCCGTTGGCGGACACCAAGCCCATGCCGATGGAACATGCGATGGATTCCGGCACGGATGGTATGGGGCACGACATGGGCATGATGGATCATAAGAGTATGGCAGCCGCCACGGACAACGGTGCCGTTTTGTTTCAGCAACACTGTGCCGTGTGCCACCCTGGCGGCAGCAACATTATTACACCGGAGAAAACCCTTGATCGCCAGACTCTGGAGAAAAACGGCATCACATCGGTGCAGGATATTGTAGCCATCTTGCGCAATCCGGGGCCGGGGATGACGACCTTCGGGCCGGAGGTGTTGTCGGACAAAGAGGCCGGCCAGGTGGCTGAACATATCCTTGCGACTTACTGAACTGTCGAGGTAGCGGTCATGAATGGCGTTTTCTGGCCCGGCGGTCGACAAGATAGGCGATCAGCATGCCGAGAACCAACCCTACCAGCAGAGTCATAAGCAGCAGTGCCGCCAGCGGTGCATTCATGGTCAGATACAGGATCCTGACCTGAACTTCGACGGTGTTCTGCAGGATAATGAGCAGGGCCAGTACGGCCAGAACAATAAACGTGTAAAGCTTCAGATTTTTCATGGCAAGCCTCCTGCTGCAGCACTAGAGTTTGATTTCCCCCGCCTTTTGTAGCGCCCGTCTGGCCAGCAGGGGACCGATGATTTCATGGATAACCGTGGCTCCAAGGGTCACGCTCATAACGATATCGGCAACCCCGGCAAAGTCGGGGTTGTTTTTTAGCAACAGAGCCAGGCCTATGACGATGCCGCCCTGGGGTAAAAGAGCCCAGAAAAGATGGCGTTTAACCGGTTTGGGAGCGCGGGAAAGGAGCGCGCCGGTTCGGCTGCCCAGCCACTTGCCGAGACCGCGCAACACCACGAAACCGCAAATCAGGCCTATGCTGGTGCCAAGCATCCCGAGATCGAGCAGCATGCCACTGAGGGTGAAAAACAGGGCAAAGATCAATTCTTCCGTATAGCGCTCGAGCATTTTGAAAATCAATTGTCGCCGCGGGTTGAAGTTGGCAACCATGGCACCCATGCACAATGTGCCGAGCAACTCATCGCCGCCGAAGAGTCGGACGGTACCAAAAACCAGCGTCAGCGCCGCAAAGATCAGAACGATCAAGGCCCCTTCCGTCTCCCGGCGGAAAAGTTCCGTCAGGATGTTGAATGCCCACCCTCCGGCAATGCCGATGCCGACACCGGTGAGAATCATGCTGGACGGATGCCAGAGCAACGTGCCGAGATTGGTGCCCGGCGCGGCGGACAAAAGTCCGGCAAGGCCTGTCGCCAGGGAAAAGTTGAGGATCGCCAGCACGTCGTCCAGGGCCGCTACGCCCATGATGGTGGTGGTGACGTCTCCGCGGGCCTGGTATTCGTGGGCCACCGCCAGCGTTGCCGACGGATCGGTGGGCGTAGCCAGGGGGGCCAGAAGCATCGCCATAAGCAGCGGGTTCGGCCAACCCATCAGATATCCGGCGGTAAAGATGCCGATGCCGACGGCCAGCATGGCGGTTTGCGCTTCCCCTACGGCAATCCAGACGATGCTGCGACCCAGACGTTTCAGATGCGGAAAAAGTAAGGAACCGCCGACGGAAAAAGTGATGAATGCCAAAGCCAGGTTCGTAATGAATTCGGTGTGATCGGTAAAATCCCGGGGAATGATCGGCACAAGGCGCGGGTTAAGGGCGATGCCCGCAATAATGTATCCGGTGATTTTAGGCAGTTTGACGACATGCGCGAGTTCTCCGCCGACCAAAGCGCCTAGCAGGATAATGCCTATAATCAAAGTCGTGTCCATGGCAAAACTCATTTCACAGTATAGCGGGGGCCATTTGCAACGCCACCTTATGCCGGACAAGGTCCGGCGTAACGCCGCAAAAATTCCGCCGGCCATTCCTGGCGTTCATGTTTAAGGGCAAGCGGGAGATGCTCAAGAATATCCTGGGCGGTCATGCCGTCTTCGCCCTGTGCGGTTGCCGCAAGATCACCTGCGGCGCCGTGCAGGAAGACGCCTTTGCAGACCGCTTCCTCGGTATTCAGGCCGAGTCCGTGCATGGCGGCGATGGTGCCGGTGAGCACATCCCCGGAACCGGCCGAAGCCATGCCGCTGTTGCCGCTGAGGTTGATGAAGACGCGTCCGTCCGGGCAGCCGATCAGGGAGTGCGCACCTTTCAAGACGATGGTGGCATTGAGATCGATAGCGGCCTGCTGGACGGCTTCGATACGGTTTTGTTCCAGCTCGGCGACACTTTTCCCCGTCAGTCGGGACATCTCTCCCGGGTGGGGGGTCAGTACGGTGGGAGCCTGTCGTTGGCGTACCAGATCCAGATTCGCACAGATCGCGGTAATGCCGTCGCCGTCGAGCAGCAGGGGGCGGTCGATGCCTGCTGTCAGCTCCCGTACCAGTTGCTGAGTTTGCGGATCGAGGGATAAACCGGGACCGAGTATGGTCATGTCGAGGGCATTGGCCTGTTGCAACAGCGCATCGCGGTTGCACAGCGCGATGCTGCCCGAATCCGTAGCCTGCTGCGGCAAAAATACCAGTTCGCTTCCCTTCATGGCGATGAAAGGGGTGATGGCCGCCGGCGCCGCAAGGCGGCTGTAACCGCCACCGGCCTTGAGGTAGGCGAGGGCCGCAAAGCAGGGTGCGCCAAGATAACCGGCGGCTCCGGCAACGAACAGCGCCTGGCCGAAGCTGCCCTTATGCCCGGTCTGGTCGCGGGGCGGCAAGGGGGATGGCGTATTGATGGCGATTTTCAAATCATCACTGCGATACAGTTCCGGCGGAAAACTGATGTGGCTGACGTGCAACTGGCCCCCCAGGGCAAAGCCCGGGTAGAGCAGATTGCCGATTTTGGGCAGTCCGAAAGTCACCGTATGCTCTGCACGAATGGCGCAGCCGAGTATCTGCCCCGTGTCGCCCTGCACGCCGGAAGGGATATCGAGACTCAGAACGGGTTTACCGCACTGGTTGACAGCCTCGATTACTTCGCGATGCAGGCCGCTGACTCCGCGGCTAAGACCGGTGCCGAAGATGGCGTCGATGACGGTGGAGCAGTGGGCGAGTTCCGTGCAGATCCCCTCTGAATTATCGAG
This DNA window, taken from Syntrophotalea carbinolica DSM 2380, encodes the following:
- a CDS encoding bifunctional ADP-dependent NAD(P)H-hydrate dehydratase/NAD(P)H-hydrate epimerase, which encodes MKVSNVVQMRAMDRAAIDRYRIPEEILMENAGQAAFSVLGRMGPLANRTFVILCGLGNNGGDGFVVARKIHSAGGVAKVRILGDPARFSGAAHLNLEILRQLPMDIRQLDNSEGICTELAHCSTVIDAIFGTGLSRGVSGLHREVIEAVNQCGKPVLSLDIPSGVQGDTGQILGCAIRAEHTVTFGLPKIGNLLYPGFALGGQLHVSHISFPPELYRSDDLKIAINTPSPLPPRDQTGHKGSFGQALFVAGAAGYLGAPCFAALAYLKAGGGYSRLAAPAAITPFIAMKGSELVFLPQQATDSGSIALCNRDALLQQANALDMTILGPGLSLDPQTQQLVRELTAGIDRPLLLDGDGITAICANLDLVRQRQAPTVLTPHPGEMSRLTGKSVAELEQNRIEAVQQAAIDLNATIVLKGAHSLIGCPDGRVFINLSGNSGMASAGSGDVLTGTIAAMHGLGLNTEEAVCKGVFLHGAAGDLAATAQGEDGMTAQDILEHLPLALKHERQEWPAEFLRRYAGPCPA
- the malQ gene encoding 4-alpha-glucanotransferase; its protein translation is MTFKQRASGILLHPTSLPGPHGIGDLGNEAWRFVDFLAGAGQNIWQILPLGPAGYGHSPYSALSAFAGNPLLISLERLIEEGDLEPEDLTGVGLDEGTVHFGFVAPFKKRLLHKGAKRFREGATERRKTDFDDFCRVQAAWLEDFVLFCALRSKFNDMPWQQWPPPLRSRQPDALQQVRQELADALHVHRYEQFVFFEQWLALRNYANRRGVRILGDLPIFVALDSADVWAHPGLFHLDAQLQPTVIAGVPPDYFSATGQRWGNPLYRWETHQNDDFTWWQSRLNWNLQQCDLLRIDHFRGFVSCWAIPAGDKTAVNGQWWETPGEALFSALRHSHPHLPLVAEDLGVITPEVEHLRDRLDLPGMKILQFAFDSGPDNPYLPHNLPKHCVIYTGTHDNDTSLGWWQTANTEIRNETAAYLGHPITDMPWDLIHLAWASVAQLAICPLQDVLSLGGEARMNYPGRADANWSWRYLPGALTSELQQRLADLTRRFGRAPKRSG
- a CDS encoding c-type cytochrome; the protein is MRKKLGLTVMACLAAGLMVAGGCDREKPQETNAPPLADTKPMPMEHAMDSGTDGMGHDMGMMDHKSMAAATDNGAVLFQQHCAVCHPGGSNIITPEKTLDRQTLEKNGITSVQDIVAILRNPGPGMTTFGPEVLSDKEAGQVAEHILATY
- a CDS encoding lipopolysaccharide assembly protein LapA domain-containing protein, with amino-acid sequence MKNLKLYTFIVLAVLALLIILQNTVEVQVRILYLTMNAPLAALLLMTLLVGLVLGMLIAYLVDRRARKRHS
- a CDS encoding DUF5661 family protein, whose product is MELPVYITEEEVRKVCKALDIRDWTQLDKPVVTEDEAGMILANTDTAGMTIPLEDFRTGLEVELEHGTMYPAANVTNNHPLLTARIVVAHLIETLDYYKRLEVAELEGDLHKALTSGKHQKAADYYRRLVAARQSLIAAEKTTLD
- the uvrC gene encoding excinuclease ABC subunit UvrC, which gives rise to MFTFEAAKYPTASGVYLMKGEAGTVFYVGKAKNLRSRLRSYFSEHGDNRPQIRFLLKRVHDIETIVTDTEKEALILENTLIKKYRPRYNINLRDDKTYLSLRLDPRQEFPMLQLVRRVRRDGALYFGPYASSTAVRATLQEIYRIFPLRRHPWESCRSRSRPCLYYQIGQCSAPCHGKISAEDYQRLVDGALALLAGRESEVVESLQHQMAAAAERMAFEEAARLRDQLRAIEQTVERQKVVEAGGGDQDVVGLHREGGEVELAILFVREGKVIDRRSYNLEWRLDEEELLSTFLQRFYGRDVCIPDRVLLPFLPEGSEVLAEWLSEQRGKKVQVLAPLRGTRRKLVALAARNAEESFRERGSRREARQGVLEEIARRLHLTRFPHRIECFDISNVQGRFSVGSMAVLSDGEPDKGAYRHFRIRSVEGSDDYASLYEVLRRRLERGLREESLPDFILMDGGKGQLNIVCTVLDELNLTGRIDVAGIAKSRVMANVRGKAVERSEERFFLPGRKNSVNLRQGSPALFMLERLRDEAHRFAITHHRKLRRRSTLGSVLEEIPGVGEKRRKALLKHFGSLKAVQAASLDELRAMPGLPAALAERIHAAFQERKTS
- a CDS encoding acetate kinase → MLILALNCGSSSVKYNLFDWAGKQTLAKGVVERVMIGESFITQSVPGREDYRLEKDCPDHTTAIQLIIRTLTEAPSAVLDNIDAISAVGHRVVHGGEKFTRSVRIDEEVLAAIRSVQHLAPLHNPPNIAGIEAVQNILPQVVNIAIFDTAFHQTMPRHAYIYALPYAWYEQYGVRRYGFHGTSHLYVSKRAAALLGKHARDCNLITMHIGNGVSHCAIRNGISIDTSMGLTPLEGAVMGTRCGDIDPAIPHFMMKMADLSPDEMDRLLNKKSGVLGITGRYTDRRDIIQAAESGDERCQLSLEIECYRLRKYIGAYLAAVGPLDAIVFTAGVGEHSWLIRQMALQHLEHLGIHFDKQRNRDLASGLEAAISSPDSPIKVFVIPTNEELVFIEDVAAILDGSYADHMDFAYSFAHPDYKPR
- a CDS encoding cation:proton antiporter — encoded protein: MDTTLIIGIILLGALVGGELAHVVKLPKITGYIIAGIALNPRLVPIIPRDFTDHTEFITNLALAFITFSVGGSLLFPHLKRLGRSIVWIAVGEAQTAMLAVGIGIFTAGYLMGWPNPLLMAMLLAPLATPTDPSATLAVAHEYQARGDVTTTIMGVAALDDVLAILNFSLATGLAGLLSAAPGTNLGTLLWHPSSMILTGVGIGIAGGWAFNILTELFRRETEGALIVLIFAALTLVFGTVRLFGGDELLGTLCMGAMVANFNPRRQLIFKMLERYTEELIFALFFTLSGMLLDLGMLGTSIGLICGFVVLRGLGKWLGSRTGALLSRAPKPVKRHLFWALLPQGGIVIGLALLLKNNPDFAGVADIVMSVTLGATVIHEIIGPLLARRALQKAGEIKL
- a CDS encoding GTP cyclohydrolase, FolE2/MptA family — encoded protein: MTQQRVMEDVGMSNLQFPIRVLSGRDLQGQATVAHITVNARIVQAFEARWIDRFIQVLHRHQGVVGAGALQDQALDYLHELDARSVCVAYDFPYFIEKTTPVSQEKCLVRYRCAYELRVHALSREPTVIFRIEVPVVTTYPGSSREKPGGLFGQLSRISLEVMARRDIYPEDLVEMVDRHGLAPLYSYLTEDDQQHIIERIHAEDRNSVVVVDAIKQELARRRDIEWYAVRSANYGMLHSYSTMVGLEKSPWIPFSGYESGDI